A genomic stretch from Deinococcus multiflagellatus includes:
- a CDS encoding ArsR/SmtB family transcription factor: MLPDAFTARTPEQARLLLAEDTVNVLGPLVPQALSASEVARRCGRPLKTTHHHLTRLLGAGLVVVAGERPRDGRPIKLYRAVARTFRVPFALTPHATVEDLLSRVGTLFVQEVTHELARLFAGDSGTELLVATDALGQLGMSVAPQALKTPPPHGAVGNMGRRTLTPQSQRELERRLRDLLAWVDEQAAADQAVPGAQPCLLGLLFTPVQGGHEP, from the coding sequence GTGCTCCCCGACGCCTTCACCGCGCGCACCCCAGAACAGGCCCGGCTGCTGCTGGCCGAAGACACTGTGAACGTCCTGGGCCCCCTTGTGCCCCAAGCCCTGAGCGCCAGTGAGGTCGCGCGGCGCTGCGGGCGCCCGCTGAAAACCACGCACCACCACCTCACGCGCCTGCTGGGGGCCGGGCTGGTGGTGGTGGCGGGCGAGCGGCCCCGGGACGGGCGCCCCATCAAGCTCTACCGCGCGGTGGCCCGCACCTTCCGGGTGCCCTTTGCCCTCACGCCGCACGCCACGGTCGAAGACCTGCTCTCCCGCGTGGGCACCCTTTTTGTTCAGGAGGTCACCCACGAACTGGCGCGGCTGTTTGCGGGGGACAGCGGCACCGAACTGCTCGTGGCCACGGACGCGCTGGGTCAGCTGGGCATGAGCGTGGCGCCGCAGGCCCTGAAAACGCCGCCGCCCCACGGCGCCGTGGGCAACATGGGGCGCCGCACGCTGACCCCGCAGAGCCAGCGCGAACTGGAAAGGCGCCTGCGCGACCTGCTGGCCTGGGTGGACGAGCAGGCCGCCGCCGACCAAGCGGTCCCGGGGGCCCAGCCCTGCCTGCTGGGCCTGCTGTTCACGCCGGTGCAGGGGGGCCATGAGCCATGA
- the recD2 gene encoding SF1B family DNA helicase RecD2: MSAAPPTEAFRVSGGVNKVRFRAESGFTVMSARIRNTEGEDPDATVIGVMPPLEAGDTFSAEVLMEEHREYGYQYRVLNMVLEAQPADLTEAGVAAYLEARVGGVGKVLAGRIAKTFGPGTFDVLETEPERLLQVPGVTQSTLHKMVQSWSQQGLERRLLAGLQGLGLSISQAQRAVKHFGETALERLEADLFTLTEVEGIGFVTADKLWQARGGAQDDPRRLTAAAVYALQQAAQQGGHSYLPRGRAEKGVAHYTRVTPAQARLAVDTAVELGRLTDDAPPLLDTEDALHDPSRIYLPPVLRAEKKLAGLIRTLLATPPAGQDWTVPRGAAKGLSEEQASVLNLLEDHRLVVLTGGPGTGKSTTTRAVADLAEKLGLEVGLCAPTGKAARRLGEVTGRTASTIHRLLGYGPAGFRHNHLEPAPYDLLIVDEVSMCGDGLMLSLLSAVPPGARVLLVGDTDQLPPVDAGLPLHALTQVAPTVRLTQVYRQAAQNPIIRAAHGLLDGQPPVWGDPRLNLTETEPDTGARRVALLVRDLGGPGQVQVLTPMRKGPLGVEMLNHHLQSLFNPGEGGVRIADGQARAGDVVVQTKNDYTNEVFNGTVGTVLKDGGGRLTVDFDGNVVELAGAELFNLQLGYALTVHRAQGSEWGTVLGVLHEVHMPMLSRNLVYTALTRARERFFAVGSASAWAKAAGRQREERCTALLERIRGR; this comes from the coding sequence ATGTCGGCCGCCCCTCCCACCGAAGCTTTCCGCGTGTCTGGCGGCGTCAACAAGGTGCGGTTTCGCGCCGAATCCGGCTTTACGGTCATGTCGGCCCGCATTCGCAATACAGAGGGCGAGGACCCCGACGCCACCGTGATCGGCGTGATGCCGCCCCTGGAAGCGGGCGACACCTTCAGCGCCGAGGTGCTGATGGAGGAGCACCGCGAGTACGGCTACCAGTACCGGGTGCTGAACATGGTGCTGGAAGCCCAGCCCGCCGACCTCACCGAAGCCGGGGTGGCGGCCTACCTGGAAGCGCGGGTGGGCGGCGTGGGCAAGGTGCTGGCCGGGCGCATTGCCAAGACCTTTGGGCCCGGCACCTTCGACGTGCTGGAAACTGAACCCGAGCGCCTGCTGCAGGTGCCCGGCGTGACCCAAAGCACCCTGCACAAGATGGTGCAGAGCTGGTCGCAGCAGGGCCTGGAGCGGCGCCTGCTGGCCGGCCTGCAGGGCCTGGGCCTGAGCATCTCGCAGGCGCAGCGGGCGGTCAAACACTTTGGCGAGACCGCCCTGGAACGCCTGGAAGCCGATCTGTTCACGCTGACCGAGGTAGAAGGCATCGGCTTTGTCACCGCCGACAAGCTGTGGCAGGCCCGGGGCGGTGCCCAAGACGACCCCCGGCGCCTGACCGCCGCTGCCGTCTACGCGCTGCAGCAGGCGGCGCAGCAGGGCGGGCACTCGTACCTGCCCCGGGGCCGGGCCGAGAAGGGCGTGGCGCACTACACCCGCGTGACCCCCGCGCAGGCCCGCCTGGCGGTGGACACAGCGGTGGAACTGGGCCGCCTGACCGACGACGCCCCGCCCCTGCTGGACACCGAAGACGCCCTGCACGACCCCAGCCGCATCTACCTGCCCCCCGTGCTGCGCGCCGAGAAAAAGCTCGCCGGCCTGATCCGCACCCTGCTGGCCACCCCGCCGGCCGGGCAGGACTGGACGGTGCCCCGGGGCGCGGCCAAGGGCCTGTCCGAGGAACAGGCCAGCGTGCTGAACCTGCTGGAAGACCACCGCCTGGTGGTGCTGACGGGCGGTCCCGGCACCGGCAAAAGCACCACCACCCGCGCGGTGGCCGATCTGGCCGAGAAGCTGGGGCTGGAGGTGGGCCTGTGCGCCCCCACCGGCAAGGCCGCGCGGCGGCTGGGCGAGGTTACGGGCCGCACCGCCAGCACCATTCACCGCCTGCTGGGGTACGGCCCGGCGGGTTTCCGGCACAACCACCTGGAACCGGCGCCCTACGACCTGCTGATCGTGGACGAGGTGAGTATGTGCGGCGACGGGCTGATGCTCTCGCTGCTCTCGGCGGTGCCGCCGGGCGCGCGGGTGCTGCTGGTGGGCGACACCGACCAGCTGCCCCCGGTGGACGCGGGCCTGCCCCTGCACGCGCTGACCCAGGTGGCCCCCACCGTGCGCCTGACCCAGGTGTACCGTCAGGCGGCGCAGAACCCGATTATCCGCGCGGCCCACGGCCTGCTGGACGGGCAGCCCCCGGTGTGGGGTGACCCCCGCCTGAACCTCACGGAAACCGAGCCGGACACCGGCGCGCGGCGCGTGGCGCTGCTGGTGCGCGATCTGGGCGGGCCGGGGCAGGTGCAGGTGCTGACCCCCATGCGCAAGGGGCCGCTGGGCGTGGAGATGCTCAACCACCACCTGCAGAGCCTCTTTAACCCCGGCGAGGGCGGCGTGCGCATTGCCGACGGGCAGGCCCGCGCCGGAGACGTGGTGGTGCAGACGAAAAACGACTACACCAACGAGGTCTTTAACGGCACCGTGGGCACCGTGCTGAAAGACGGGGGCGGGCGCCTGACGGTGGACTTTGACGGCAACGTGGTGGAACTGGCGGGCGCCGAACTGTTCAACCTGCAACTGGGCTACGCCCTGACGGTGCACCGCGCCCAGGGCAGCGAATGGGGGACCGTGCTGGGCGTACTGCACGAGGTGCATATGCCCATGCTGAGCCGCAATCTGGTGTACACGGCGCTCACCCGGGCCCGCGAACGCTTTTTCGCGGTGGGCTCGGCCAGCGCCTGGGCCAAGGCCGCCGGGCGCCAGCGCGAGGAACGCTGCACCGCGCTGCTGGAACGAATTCGCGGGCGCTAG
- a CDS encoding DUF4900 domain-containing protein, with translation MPPNHRTQGATLIVTLLLVMLLLAVIMSITAQVTLSTRRSSADQDATLRAQYAAESGAARVQARLRAAQTLISSARFATTTTIPQIEADVAALCGLSSLPAGLKVGDTVCTLSTRPQGLAEADPNNPRVNVLMRAVDAAAFAAVGLPNTTDAQRRQFWSEMFSGQTGVALNGSLEGATYAVTYGLRPQKVVKASANGYRLEFNVPDVKASAQASGAERRVTVRADQDTLNLLIQRPSLAPNALFTNHHYLSGESEGRGEGIYFTSRTLFSGPVHTNQHFNIVGQPWFGGAVTSAGCPAGQITTGPTGPTCAVAAVPGANLNGTFVSATTMSPNDQAPSRCNAGGTGCATPQFSQGVNWNAPYVQLPENGSDQQREALSGGVSIPGDVNELQLYQGTVNGQTVQRITYTVPGPSGPVTTQLALGQNGTLQLLDTDGQWKGAERQPDGSFKPGAASTFNGVLYVGGKVANLNAGPNGASGPAVTSFAGLTLAAAGDINITSSLRYADPPCSGQHVRNGDGSVTPAPCNNLDTRNILGIYSAQGNVNLMKDQMGTDPSIHAVLMAGTGAVRVDQYNQGPAMGTVNLVGGIIENYYGAFGTFSGDTATSGYGRNFVFDPRTLQGYEPPYFPTARNWQMALMDKDVQPLNQPLRLRGDSVSSTANDQREPTP, from the coding sequence ATGCCGCCGAACCACCGCACCCAGGGAGCGACCCTGATCGTGACCCTGCTGCTCGTTATGCTGCTGCTGGCGGTCATCATGAGCATTACGGCCCAAGTCACGCTGTCTACACGGCGGTCCAGCGCCGACCAGGACGCCACCCTGCGCGCCCAATACGCTGCCGAATCCGGCGCGGCGCGGGTGCAGGCGAGGCTGCGCGCGGCGCAGACCCTGATCAGCAGCGCCCGCTTTGCCACCACCACCACCATTCCCCAGATCGAAGCCGATGTGGCGGCCTTGTGCGGGTTATCCAGCCTGCCAGCGGGCCTGAAGGTAGGCGACACGGTGTGCACGCTGAGCACCCGCCCGCAGGGCCTGGCCGAGGCCGATCCCAATAATCCTCGGGTGAACGTGCTGATGCGCGCGGTGGACGCCGCCGCATTTGCCGCTGTGGGCCTGCCCAACACCACCGACGCCCAGCGGCGGCAATTCTGGTCCGAGATGTTCTCGGGGCAGACTGGGGTGGCCCTGAACGGCAGCCTGGAAGGCGCCACGTACGCCGTGACCTATGGACTGAGGCCACAGAAAGTGGTCAAGGCCAGCGCCAATGGCTACCGGCTGGAGTTCAACGTGCCGGACGTGAAGGCCAGCGCCCAGGCCAGCGGCGCCGAGCGCCGGGTGACAGTGCGTGCCGACCAGGACACACTCAATCTGCTCATTCAGCGGCCCTCGCTGGCGCCCAACGCCCTGTTTACCAATCACCACTACCTCAGCGGCGAATCTGAAGGTCGTGGTGAAGGGATCTACTTCACCAGTCGCACCCTGTTCAGCGGCCCAGTGCACACCAATCAGCACTTCAATATCGTGGGCCAGCCCTGGTTTGGTGGCGCTGTCACCAGCGCGGGCTGCCCGGCCGGACAGATCACCACCGGGCCCACAGGCCCCACCTGCGCGGTGGCGGCCGTTCCTGGCGCCAATCTGAACGGCACTTTTGTCTCTGCCACGACCATGAGCCCCAACGATCAGGCACCGTCGCGGTGTAACGCGGGCGGCACCGGCTGCGCCACGCCGCAATTCAGCCAGGGCGTGAACTGGAATGCCCCGTACGTCCAACTGCCCGAGAACGGCAGTGACCAGCAGCGCGAAGCCCTGAGCGGCGGCGTCAGCATTCCCGGCGACGTGAATGAACTGCAGTTGTACCAGGGTACCGTGAACGGACAGACGGTTCAGCGCATCACCTACACCGTGCCGGGTCCCAGTGGGCCGGTCACCACGCAACTGGCCCTGGGTCAGAACGGCACCCTGCAACTCCTGGATACCGACGGCCAGTGGAAGGGCGCGGAGCGTCAGCCTGACGGGTCGTTCAAGCCCGGCGCCGCCTCAACGTTTAACGGCGTGCTGTATGTGGGCGGCAAGGTGGCGAATCTGAATGCCGGGCCCAACGGCGCGTCGGGGCCGGCGGTGACCTCGTTTGCGGGCCTCACACTGGCGGCGGCGGGCGACATCAACATCACCAGCAGCCTGCGCTACGCCGATCCGCCCTGCAGCGGCCAGCATGTGCGCAACGGTGACGGCAGCGTCACGCCCGCCCCCTGCAACAACCTCGACACGCGCAACATCCTGGGCATTTACTCGGCGCAGGGCAACGTCAACCTCATGAAAGACCAGATGGGCACGGACCCGTCCATTCACGCGGTGCTGATGGCGGGAACCGGCGCCGTGCGGGTGGACCAGTACAACCAGGGGCCGGCCATGGGCACGGTCAACCTCGTGGGCGGCATCATCGAGAACTATTACGGGGCTTTTGGCACCTTCAGCGGTGACACCGCCACCAGCGGGTACGGCCGCAACTTTGTCTTCGACCCACGGACCCTGCAGGGCTACGAGCCCCCCTACTTCCCCACCGCCCGCAACTGGCAGATGGCCCTGATGGACAAAGACGTGCAGCCTCTGAACCAACCGCTGCGCCTGCGCGGCGACAGCGTAAGCAGCACGGCCAACGACCAGCGGGAGCCAACGCCGTGA
- a CDS encoding pilus assembly FimT family protein translates to MIRPRPHLQAFTLLELLVVMAILGILAGVLGFNLLGSYRSAQLREAASQLAGDLRQARSDTLKSGQDTQLDVTLNTPAYTVTRGTDTPQTRTLPGGVVATDVRGGNRVKYEAPNGTTDGTGVVWTLRHPGGREIKVKVVGITGKVMIDATN, encoded by the coding sequence GTGATCCGGCCTCGACCCCACCTTCAGGCCTTCACCCTGCTGGAATTGCTGGTCGTGATGGCCATTCTGGGCATTCTGGCGGGCGTGCTGGGCTTTAATCTGCTGGGCAGTTACCGGTCCGCCCAGTTGCGCGAGGCCGCCTCACAGCTGGCCGGCGACCTGCGACAGGCGCGCAGTGACACACTTAAAAGCGGGCAGGACACCCAGCTGGACGTGACCCTGAATACGCCCGCCTACACCGTCACGCGCGGCACGGATACCCCGCAGACCCGTACCCTTCCGGGCGGTGTGGTGGCCACTGATGTCAGAGGCGGCAACCGGGTGAAGTACGAGGCGCCCAACGGCACCACCGACGGCACCGGCGTGGTCTGGACCCTGCGCCACCCCGGCGGGCGCGAAATCAAAGTCAAAGTGGTAGGGATCACGGGGAAGGTCATGATCGATGCAACGAACTGA
- a CDS encoding prepilin-type N-terminal cleavage/methylation domain-containing protein gives MKSAGFTLIELLVAVALALVVLFAASNLLISSSGSATNLQARNELLQEGQIAMNYIATNVREAAYVYPDGTTLNLGGGDTTRRPGGGSWRVGDANAPILALIRAPRRDVATCSNADEEARAGCYYFIAYYPVLRDTWVRNIDPDGQNHPGMDPANADRWLLVEYRCRFPGTSAPTLAQLQARLTEGSCSSGGGLSGETGRLLLDYVQPAVTNLPRLFTIQADAPQTPGNVRVTLNLSLSRVASGKEVNIPARTSADPSTWTQALSAAPRNIGTLPP, from the coding sequence ATGAAAAGCGCCGGTTTTACCCTCATTGAACTGCTGGTGGCGGTGGCCCTGGCGCTGGTCGTGCTGTTTGCTGCCTCGAACCTGCTCATTTCCAGTTCTGGCAGCGCCACCAACCTGCAGGCGCGCAACGAGCTGCTGCAAGAAGGGCAGATCGCCATGAACTACATCGCCACCAACGTGCGCGAAGCGGCATATGTCTACCCGGACGGCACCACCCTGAACCTGGGAGGCGGCGACACCACCCGGCGCCCCGGGGGGGGCAGCTGGCGGGTGGGCGACGCGAATGCACCCATCCTGGCGCTGATCAGGGCGCCCCGGCGCGATGTGGCCACGTGCTCTAATGCAGACGAGGAGGCCAGGGCTGGCTGCTACTACTTCATTGCCTATTACCCGGTGCTGCGCGACACCTGGGTGCGGAACATTGACCCGGACGGCCAGAATCACCCTGGGATGGACCCCGCCAACGCTGACCGCTGGCTGCTGGTGGAATACCGCTGCCGCTTTCCCGGAACCAGTGCCCCCACACTGGCCCAGCTTCAGGCGCGCCTGACCGAGGGCAGCTGCTCTTCAGGGGGAGGTCTGTCGGGCGAAACGGGCCGCCTGCTGCTGGACTACGTGCAGCCCGCCGTGACCAACCTGCCGCGCCTGTTTACCATCCAGGCCGACGCCCCCCAGACCCCCGGCAATGTACGCGTGACCCTGAACCTCAGCCTCAGCCGCGTGGCCTCGGGCAAGGAGGTCAATATTCCGGCGCGCACCTCTGCGGACCCCAGCACCTGGACCCAGGCACTCAGCGCTGCGCCGCGCAACATTGGCACCCTGCCCCCGTAA
- a CDS encoding CTP synthase → MKYIFVTGGVVSSLGKGVASASLGALLRARGYKVTAVKIDPYINIDAGTMRPYEHGEVFVTASGAETDLDIGNYERFLDLDIPPGSNITTGQVYQEVIRKERAGDYLSQTVQVIPHVTDEIKRRIRAAGETAGAEIVLIEVGGTVGDIESLPFLEAIRQFKFDEGDDNVLYLHLTLVPYLGTSNEFKTKPTQHSVAELRSVGISPDIVMVRSKEKLPPEITRKIAAFTSVRENRVFSSYDVSHVYEVPLALEEQGLGKVVEDLLSLERIHPSLGVWQNAVKTIKQPAREVTIAIAGKYTAMPDAYLSLMESLTHAGIANDARVNIRWVNAEELADPSVSDEDVHSRLSGADGILVPGGFGIRGIEGKIRAAQYARETGTPYLGICLGMQIAVIEYARHKAGLAGANSAEFDEYAPHKVIDLMPEQLEVAGMGGTMRLGDWPMNLAAGTKIAELYGVPQGGVVKERHRHRFEVNPAYTDQLKAAGLVISGVTPGVAGRGAGLVESIEIPGHPYFVALQAHPEFKSRPMRPSPPFAGFIAAALKGSGK, encoded by the coding sequence ATGAAATACATCTTTGTGACGGGCGGCGTGGTGAGCAGCCTTGGGAAGGGCGTGGCAAGCGCCAGTTTGGGGGCCCTGCTGCGCGCCCGCGGCTACAAGGTCACGGCGGTCAAGATCGACCCCTACATCAACATTGACGCGGGCACCATGCGGCCCTACGAACACGGCGAGGTCTTCGTGACCGCCAGTGGCGCCGAGACAGATCTGGACATCGGCAACTACGAGCGCTTTCTGGACCTGGATATTCCGCCGGGCAGCAACATCACCACCGGGCAGGTGTACCAGGAGGTGATTCGCAAGGAACGCGCCGGGGATTACCTGTCGCAGACCGTGCAGGTGATTCCGCACGTCACCGACGAGATCAAGCGCCGTATCCGCGCCGCCGGCGAGACGGCGGGCGCCGAGATCGTGCTGATCGAGGTGGGCGGCACGGTGGGCGACATTGAGTCGCTGCCCTTTCTGGAAGCCATTCGACAGTTCAAATTCGACGAGGGCGACGACAACGTGCTGTACCTGCACCTCACGCTGGTGCCGTACCTGGGCACCAGCAACGAGTTCAAGACCAAGCCCACCCAGCACTCGGTGGCGGAACTGCGCTCGGTGGGCATCAGCCCCGACATCGTGATGGTGCGCAGCAAGGAAAAGCTGCCGCCCGAGATCACCCGCAAGATTGCGGCCTTTACGTCCGTGCGCGAGAACCGGGTGTTCTCCAGCTATGACGTCTCGCATGTGTACGAGGTGCCGCTGGCCCTGGAAGAGCAGGGCCTGGGCAAGGTCGTGGAAGACCTGCTCTCGCTGGAGCGCATTCACCCCAGCCTGGGCGTGTGGCAGAACGCCGTCAAGACCATCAAGCAGCCGGCGCGCGAGGTCACGATTGCCATTGCGGGCAAGTACACCGCCATGCCCGACGCCTACCTGTCCCTGATGGAGTCGCTGACCCACGCGGGCATTGCCAACGACGCCCGGGTGAACATCCGCTGGGTGAACGCCGAGGAACTGGCCGACCCCAGCGTTTCTGACGAGGACGTGCACTCGCGCCTCTCGGGCGCCGACGGCATTCTGGTGCCCGGCGGCTTCGGCATTCGCGGCATTGAGGGCAAGATCCGCGCCGCGCAGTACGCCCGCGAAACCGGTACGCCCTACCTGGGCATCTGCCTGGGCATGCAGATTGCGGTGATTGAATACGCGCGCCATAAGGCCGGTCTGGCGGGCGCCAACTCCGCCGAGTTCGACGAATACGCCCCCCACAAGGTGATTGACCTGATGCCCGAACAGCTGGAGGTCGCCGGGATGGGCGGCACCATGCGCCTGGGCGACTGGCCCATGAATCTGGCGGCCGGCACCAAGATTGCTGAGCTGTACGGCGTGCCCCAGGGCGGCGTGGTCAAGGAGCGTCACCGCCACCGCTTTGAGGTAAACCCCGCCTACACCGACCAACTGAAGGCGGCCGGGCTGGTCATCAGCGGCGTGACCCCCGGTGTGGCCGGGCGCGGCGCCGGGCTGGTGGAGAGCATCGAGATTCCGGGGCACCCCTATTTCGTGGCCCTGCAGGCCCACCCCGAATTCAAGAGCCGCCCCATGCGTCCCAGTCCACCGTTCGCCGGCTTCATTGCGGCGGCGCTGAAAGGAAGTGGGAAGTAG
- the coaE gene encoding dephospho-CoA kinase (Dephospho-CoA kinase (CoaE) performs the final step in coenzyme A biosynthesis.) has protein sequence MNVAPTRPRRLGLTGSIGAGKSTVAALLRAHGLTVLDADEQARLVTAEPEVLAQIEARFPGTVVGGVLDRAALAARVFPDPAAVADLNATVHPRVRARMAALEQAAADRGEAWVVQDVPLLFEGGLDAGMDAVLVVDAPLELRLERALARGGLTREDILARDARQFPAEEKRRRATWVIENTGDLAALEAQVKRVVERGLWVVGAVGSGE, from the coding sequence GTGAACGTTGCGCCCACCCGCCCGCGCCGCCTGGGCCTGACCGGCAGCATTGGGGCCGGCAAAAGCACGGTGGCCGCCCTGCTGCGCGCCCACGGCCTGACCGTGCTGGACGCCGATGAACAGGCCCGGCTGGTCACCGCCGAGCCCGAGGTGCTGGCCCAGATAGAGGCCCGCTTTCCCGGCACGGTGGTGGGGGGCGTGCTGGACCGCGCCGCGCTGGCTGCCCGCGTGTTCCCGGACCCAGCGGCCGTGGCCGACCTGAACGCCACCGTGCATCCCCGGGTGCGGGCGCGCATGGCCGCGCTGGAACAGGCGGCGGCCGACCGGGGCGAGGCCTGGGTGGTGCAGGACGTGCCGCTGCTCTTTGAAGGGGGCCTGGACGCCGGTATGGACGCCGTGCTGGTGGTCGACGCCCCGCTGGAGCTGCGCCTGGAACGCGCCCTGGCCCGGGGCGGCCTGACCCGCGAGGACATCCTGGCCCGCGACGCCCGGCAATTCCCTGCCGAAGAGAAGCGCCGCCGGGCCACCTGGGTGATTGAGAACACCGGCGATCTGGCGGCGCTGGAAGCGCAGGTGAAAAGGGTTGTGGAGCGGGGGTTGTGGGTGGTGGGGGCTGTGGGGAGTGGGGAGTAG
- a CDS encoding tetratricopeptide repeat protein, which yields MNRRTTTGLLGLLITLGLAGAQTAPAAPATPTSPAAAPAAAPAPAAPRAIPAANYVALGVYYYEQGQFDQAYVAYRAAAELDPRNPEALIGLGRSQIKLRLYSAGIETLKRLISLDSRNFDAYISLSQAYVQQYIGAGDRATVSGNLNEALRVLTDAEALAQAGTSKNVQLSRVWNERGYVYKLQGDAARAIDAFKQAIALNADNAILLYNLGDMYYATGNLPLALESLQQAVIVDPRDPYNRAYYAKLLALSGNLTAARPEAAQAARLAPKNAYAVGQYGVVSYLAKDTATARAQLTQAVTLDPLRYPEFYYYLGRLALDSGDLKGAREQLTRAAALGSNTPEYLYYLGLSYERGSGAVAADRLKARENYERALKLNPGYKPAQDGLNRVK from the coding sequence GTGAATCGACGCACCACAACCGGCCTGCTGGGCCTGCTGATCACGCTGGGCCTGGCCGGCGCGCAGACCGCGCCCGCTGCGCCTGCCACCCCCACCAGCCCAGCGGCGGCCCCGGCCGCTGCCCCCGCGCCTGCCGCCCCGCGCGCCATTCCCGCCGCCAACTACGTGGCGCTGGGCGTGTACTACTACGAGCAGGGGCAGTTTGATCAGGCGTACGTGGCCTACCGCGCGGCGGCCGAACTGGATCCCCGCAACCCCGAAGCCCTGATCGGCCTGGGCCGCTCGCAGATCAAGCTGCGCCTCTACAGCGCGGGCATTGAAACCCTCAAGCGCCTGATCAGCCTGGACAGCCGCAACTTTGACGCCTATATCTCGCTGTCGCAGGCCTATGTGCAGCAGTACATCGGGGCTGGGGACCGCGCCACCGTCAGCGGCAACCTGAATGAAGCCCTGCGCGTGCTGACCGACGCCGAGGCCCTGGCCCAGGCCGGCACCAGCAAGAACGTGCAGCTCAGCCGCGTGTGGAACGAGCGCGGCTATGTCTACAAGCTGCAGGGCGACGCGGCGCGCGCCATTGACGCCTTCAAGCAGGCGATTGCCCTGAACGCCGACAACGCCATCCTGCTGTACAACCTGGGCGACATGTACTACGCGACCGGCAACCTGCCGCTGGCGCTGGAAAGCCTGCAGCAGGCGGTGATCGTGGACCCGCGCGATCCGTACAACCGCGCCTACTACGCCAAGCTGCTGGCCCTGAGTGGCAACCTCACGGCGGCCCGGCCCGAAGCCGCGCAGGCCGCCCGGCTGGCCCCCAAGAACGCCTACGCCGTGGGCCAGTACGGCGTGGTCAGCTACCTGGCCAAGGACACCGCCACCGCCCGCGCCCAGCTGACCCAGGCCGTGACCCTGGACCCGCTGCGCTACCCCGAGTTCTACTACTACCTGGGCCGGCTGGCCCTGGACAGCGGCGACCTGAAGGGGGCCCGCGAGCAGCTCACACGCGCCGCCGCCCTGGGCAGCAACACCCCCGAATACCTGTACTACCTGGGCCTGAGCTACGAGCGCGGTTCGGGCGCGGTGGCCGCCGACCGCCTGAAGGCCCGCGAGAACTACGAGCGCGCCCTGAAGCTGAACCCGGGCTACAAACCAGCCCAGGACGGCCTGAACCGCGTGAAATAA
- a CDS encoding CAP domain-containing protein has protein sequence MPKTALTALLPFALLLASCGGGPSAPAASAPTTVSSSAAGGGQSTAPSGGAGDQTMSAQEAQILAEVNVARAQARSCGGQAFGAAPAVTWNGYLAAAARGHAADMAERGYFNHVTPEGRTPAQRMEAAGYRGWTQVGENIAAGYTAQNVVQGWLDSPSHCKTLMDPGLKELGVGYTYRPGSTYGTYWVQNFGTR, from the coding sequence ATGCCCAAAACTGCCCTGACTGCCCTGTTGCCCTTCGCCCTGCTGCTGGCCTCCTGTGGTGGTGGCCCCAGCGCCCCCGCCGCCAGCGCACCCACCACCGTGAGCAGCAGCGCCGCCGGCGGCGGCCAGAGCACGGCCCCCAGCGGCGGCGCTGGCGACCAGACCATGAGCGCCCAGGAAGCCCAGATTCTGGCCGAAGTGAACGTGGCCCGCGCCCAGGCCCGCTCCTGCGGGGGACAGGCCTTCGGCGCCGCGCCCGCCGTGACCTGGAACGGTTACCTGGCCGCCGCCGCCCGGGGCCACGCCGCCGATATGGCCGAGCGCGGGTACTTTAACCACGTCACCCCCGAGGGCCGCACCCCCGCCCAGCGCATGGAAGCCGCTGGCTACCGGGGCTGGACCCAGGTGGGCGAGAACATTGCCGCCGGTTACACCGCGCAGAACGTGGTGCAGGGCTGGCTGGACAGCCCCAGCCACTGCAAGACCCTGATGGACCCCGGCCTGAAAGAACTGGGCGTGGGCTACACCTACCGCCCCGGCAGCACCTACGGCACCTACTGGGTGCAGAACTTCGGCACGCGGTAA
- a CDS encoding NADPH-dependent FMN reductase: MKIAVIIGSTRAARFADKPAAWLRGILTGRTDAEYEFVDLRDYPMPFFDEVASNAWAPTQNEVAVRWQQKIAEFDGYIFLTPEYNHAPTGVLKNALDYSYPEWNRKPAAFVGYGSVGAARAIEQLRQIAVELQMAPIRTSVHIQGADFFGAWQAGAALEEMAHLQPGVQNMLSELHWWAAALKTAREAAPQG, from the coding sequence ATGAAAATCGCTGTGATTATCGGCAGCACCCGCGCCGCGCGCTTTGCAGACAAGCCGGCGGCGTGGCTGCGCGGCATCCTGACCGGGCGCACCGACGCCGAGTACGAGTTCGTGGACCTGCGCGACTATCCCATGCCCTTTTTCGACGAGGTGGCTTCCAACGCCTGGGCGCCCACCCAGAACGAGGTGGCCGTGCGCTGGCAGCAGAAGATCGCAGAGTTCGACGGCTACATCTTCCTGACGCCCGAATACAACCACGCGCCCACCGGGGTGCTGAAAAACGCGCTGGATTACTCGTACCCGGAATGGAACAGGAAACCGGCGGCCTTTGTGGGCTACGGTTCGGTGGGGGCCGCGCGGGCCATCGAGCAGCTGCGGCAGATCGCCGTGGAACTGCAGATGGCGCCCATTCGCACCAGCGTGCACATTCAGGGCGCCGACTTTTTTGGCGCGTGGCAGGCGGGCGCCGCGCTGGAAGAGATGGCGCACCTGCAGCCCGGCGTGCAGAACATGCTCTCAGAGTTGCACTGGTGGGCGGCGGCCCTGAAGACCGCGCGGGAGGCGGCGCCCCAGGGCTAA